TATCAGGACAACTGCCGATATGTCACTAAATCCTCTTCTCTTAAGGGCAAGAAGAAGGGGGACCCCAAGAAGGATGAGGATAAGTGAAATCAGTACCATATTTACAATATATGCCGCTTCCTTCATGGCAAGAAGGATAATAAAGACAAGTGCCACTGAGAGAAGGGAATATAACAGGGCGGAGTTTTGAGCATTTTCAGACATGATGATATTTCCGGAGATTTTGCAGAGGTTATGAAATAACTGAACCCCTCGGTGCAGTTTATTTTAATTGTTGGTAACTGCCAATAACCGGAAATTACCAATATCAGATTATTCAGTTTATTTAGGTTAAAAACCAGCAACAGAATTGATACTTATTCCGGATTCCGGCAGGTTTGGTTTATACTCTATTTGAGAGAATATATTACTATTCCCCTTTCATGCCCGGAGAGATTACCACAGAAAATGGTTATTACAGGGCAGTCAATAACTAAACTGTGGACAAAGAGGAGATCATACGGTTTTACGACTATGTTGCAGAGAAAGAGTACAGCAACTGGGAATCCGGAGACATACTGCTGCCCGTAACAGAGGAATTTATGAAAATTCTCCCGGATAATCCTGAAATTCTGGACTTAGGATGCGGACTGGGGCACGAAGCGGCAATGTTTGCCAGATCAGGTGCAAAAGTCACCGGCATTGATTTCAGCCGGAGATCTATTGAAACTGCCAGGGAGAAAGTTCCGGAATGCAGATTCATTAAAGCTGATTTTACAGACTATCCTGGAATAACAGACAAATATGATGGCATATTCTCATCCGGATCACTTATTCACATTCCGCCTGAAGACTTAGAAAGG
The sequence above is a segment of the Methanoplanus limicola DSM 2279 genome. Coding sequences within it:
- a CDS encoding class I SAM-dependent methyltransferase, producing the protein MDKEEIIRFYDYVAEKEYSNWESGDILLPVTEEFMKILPDNPEILDLGCGLGHEAAMFARSGAKVTGIDFSRRSIETAREKVPECRFIKADFTDYPGITDKYDGIFSSGSLIHIPPEDLERVIFRLAENLKEGGYFLIIYQEGEEKYTSHMEIKGEETERIVYRYRRNVIRKSFEGAGFSFEKEIRLPAGLIITNWCGLIFRKR